From a single Accipiter gentilis chromosome 32, bAccGen1.1, whole genome shotgun sequence genomic region:
- the CCT8 gene encoding T-complex protein 1 subunit theta isoform X1, whose translation MALHVPKAPGFAQMLKEGAKHYSGLEEAVYRNIQACKELAQTTRTAYGPNGMNKMVINHLEKLFVTNDAATILRELEVQHPAAKMLVMASHMQEQEVGDGTNFVLVFAGVLLELAEDLLRMGLSVSEVIEGYEKACKKALEILPDLVCCSAKNLRDVEEVASLLHTSVMSKQYGNERFLAKLIAQACVSILPDSGHFNVDNIRVCKIVGAGISASSVLHGMVFKKETEGDVTSVKDAKIAVYSCPFDGMITETKGTVLIKNAEELMNFSKGEENLMDLQVKAIADSGANVVVTGGKVADMALHYANKYNLMLVRLNSKWDLRRLCKTVGATALPRLTPPTLEEMGHCDSVYLSEVGDTQVVVFKHEKEDGAISTILIRGSTDNLMDDIERAVDDGVNTFKVLTRDKRLVPGGGATEIELAKQITSYGETCPGLDQYAIKKFAEAFEAIPRALAENSGVKANEVISKLYAVHQEGNKNVGFDIEAEAAAVKDMLEAGVLDTYLGKSWGIKLATNAAVTVLRVDQIIMAKTAGGPKAPKQQGHWDKDDWKDEPEK comes from the exons atGGCGCTGCACGTCCCCAAGGCTCCGGGCTTCGCTCAGATGCTTAAGGAGGGGGCGAAG cattatTCAGGACTAGAAGAAGCTGTCTATAGGAACATCCAGGCATGCAAAGAACTTGCTCAAACCACCCGTACAGCTTATGGACCAAATG GAATGAACAAAATGGTTATCAATCACCTGGAGAAGCTTTTTGTTACAAATGATGCTGCTACTATCTTGAGAGAGCTGGAG GTCCAGCATCCTGCTGCAAAAATGCTTGTGATGGCTTCCCACATGCAAGAGCAAGAAGTTGGAGATGGAACAAACTTTGTCCTTGTTTTTGCTGGAGTTCTTCTGGAGTTAGCAGAAGACCTTCTGAGGATGGGGTTATCAGTCTCGGAG GTGATTGAAGGATATGAAAAGGCTTGCAAGAAAGCCCTAGAAATTCTTCCAGATTTGGTGTGCTGTTCTGCAAAGAACCTTCGAGATGTTGAAGAAGTGGCATCTTTGTTGCACACTTCAGTGATGAGCAAACAATATGGCAATGAACGTTTTTTGGCAAAACTTATTGCTCAGGCCTGTG tttctattcttcctgattcTGGTCATTTCAACGTTGATAATATCAGAGTGTGCAAAATTGTG gGTGCTGGTATCTCTGCTTCCTCAGTACTTCATGGcatggtttttaaaaaagaaactgaaggagATGTTACTTCTGTCAAAGATGCAAAAATAGCTGTGTATTCCTGCCCTTTTGATGGTATGATAACTGAAACTAAG GGCACTGTACTTATAAAGAATGCTGAAGAACTGATGAATTTCAGTAAGGGAGAAGAAAATCTAATGGATTTGCAAGTCAAAGCTATTGCTGATAGTGGTGCAAATGTAGTAGTAACAGGTGGCAAAGTGGCAGACATGGCACTTCATTATGCCAACAAATACAATCTTATGTTAGTCAG GTTGAATTCAAAGTGGGATCTGAGAAGATTGTGCAAAACTGTTGGTGCAACAGCCCTACCCAGACTG actcCCCCTACTCTAGAAGAAATGGGTCACTGCGATAGTGTATATTTGTCAGAGGTTGGGGATACGCAAGTTGTTGTGTTTAAGCATG AAAAGGAGGATGGTGCCATTTCTACTATACTCATTCGTGGGTCTACAGACAATCTGATGGATGACATAGAGAGAGCAGTGGATGATGGTGTAAATACTTTCAAAGTACTCACAAGG GATAAACGTCTTGTTCCTGGAGGTGGTGCAACAGAGATTGAATTAGCCAAGCAGATCACATCTTATGGAGAG ACTTGTCCTGGGCTTGACCAGTATGCCATCAAGAAGTTTGCTGAGGCGTTTGAAGCCATTCCTCGAGCACTGGCAGAAAACTCTGGAGTAAAGGCTAATGAGGTCATCTCCAAACTTTATGCTGTGCATCAGGAAGGGAATAAAAATGTTGGATTTGATATTGAG gctgaagctgctgctgtgaAGGATATGTTGGAAGCTGGTGTATTAGACACATACCTTGGAAAATCCTGGGGTATCAAGCTAGCTACAAATGCAGCAGTAACTGTCCTGAGGGTAGATCAG ATTATTATGGCAAAAACAGCAGGCGGTCCAAAAGCCCCTAAGCAACAAGGACATTGGGATAAGGATGACTGGAAAGATGAGCCTGAAAAATAG
- the CCT8 gene encoding T-complex protein 1 subunit theta isoform X2 — protein sequence MALHVPKAPGFAQMLKEGAKHYSGLEEAVYRNIQACKELAQTTRTAYGPNGMNKMVINHLEKLFVTNDAATILRELEVQHPAAKMLVMASHMQEQEVGDGTNFVLVFAGVLLELAEDLLRMGLSVSEVIEGYEKACKKALEILPDLVCCSAKNLRDVEEVASLLHTSVMSKQYGNERFLAKLIAQACVSILPDSGHFNVDNIRVCKIVGAGISASSVLHGMVFKKETEGDVTSVKDAKIAVYSCPFDGMITETKGTVLIKNAEELMNFSKGEENLMDLQVKAIADSGANVVVTGGKVADMALHYANKYNLMLVRLNSKWDLRRLCKTVGATALPRLTPPTLEEMGHCDSVYLSEVGDTQVVVFKHEKEDGAISTILIRGSTDNLMDDIERAVDDGVNTFKVLTRDKRLVPGGGATEIELAKQITSYGETCPGLDQYAIKKFAEAFEAIPRALAENSGVKANEVISKLYAVHQEGNKNVGFDIEAEAAAVKDMLEAGVLDTYLGKSWGIKLATNAAVTVLRVDQIIMAKPAGGPKPPSGRKDWDEDQND from the exons atGGCGCTGCACGTCCCCAAGGCTCCGGGCTTCGCTCAGATGCTTAAGGAGGGGGCGAAG cattatTCAGGACTAGAAGAAGCTGTCTATAGGAACATCCAGGCATGCAAAGAACTTGCTCAAACCACCCGTACAGCTTATGGACCAAATG GAATGAACAAAATGGTTATCAATCACCTGGAGAAGCTTTTTGTTACAAATGATGCTGCTACTATCTTGAGAGAGCTGGAG GTCCAGCATCCTGCTGCAAAAATGCTTGTGATGGCTTCCCACATGCAAGAGCAAGAAGTTGGAGATGGAACAAACTTTGTCCTTGTTTTTGCTGGAGTTCTTCTGGAGTTAGCAGAAGACCTTCTGAGGATGGGGTTATCAGTCTCGGAG GTGATTGAAGGATATGAAAAGGCTTGCAAGAAAGCCCTAGAAATTCTTCCAGATTTGGTGTGCTGTTCTGCAAAGAACCTTCGAGATGTTGAAGAAGTGGCATCTTTGTTGCACACTTCAGTGATGAGCAAACAATATGGCAATGAACGTTTTTTGGCAAAACTTATTGCTCAGGCCTGTG tttctattcttcctgattcTGGTCATTTCAACGTTGATAATATCAGAGTGTGCAAAATTGTG gGTGCTGGTATCTCTGCTTCCTCAGTACTTCATGGcatggtttttaaaaaagaaactgaaggagATGTTACTTCTGTCAAAGATGCAAAAATAGCTGTGTATTCCTGCCCTTTTGATGGTATGATAACTGAAACTAAG GGCACTGTACTTATAAAGAATGCTGAAGAACTGATGAATTTCAGTAAGGGAGAAGAAAATCTAATGGATTTGCAAGTCAAAGCTATTGCTGATAGTGGTGCAAATGTAGTAGTAACAGGTGGCAAAGTGGCAGACATGGCACTTCATTATGCCAACAAATACAATCTTATGTTAGTCAG GTTGAATTCAAAGTGGGATCTGAGAAGATTGTGCAAAACTGTTGGTGCAACAGCCCTACCCAGACTG actcCCCCTACTCTAGAAGAAATGGGTCACTGCGATAGTGTATATTTGTCAGAGGTTGGGGATACGCAAGTTGTTGTGTTTAAGCATG AAAAGGAGGATGGTGCCATTTCTACTATACTCATTCGTGGGTCTACAGACAATCTGATGGATGACATAGAGAGAGCAGTGGATGATGGTGTAAATACTTTCAAAGTACTCACAAGG GATAAACGTCTTGTTCCTGGAGGTGGTGCAACAGAGATTGAATTAGCCAAGCAGATCACATCTTATGGAGAG ACTTGTCCTGGGCTTGACCAGTATGCCATCAAGAAGTTTGCTGAGGCGTTTGAAGCCATTCCTCGAGCACTGGCAGAAAACTCTGGAGTAAAGGCTAATGAGGTCATCTCCAAACTTTATGCTGTGCATCAGGAAGGGAATAAAAATGTTGGATTTGATATTGAG gctgaagctgctgctgtgaAGGATATGTTGGAAGCTGGTGTATTAGACACATACCTTGGAAAATCCTGGGGTATCAAGCTAGCTACAAATGCAGCAGTAACTGTCCTGAGGGTAGATCAG ATcattatggcaaaaccagctggTGGCCCTAAACCTCCATCAGGAAGGAAAGACTGGGATGAAGACCAAAATGACTGA